One genomic segment of Actinoplanes ianthinogenes includes these proteins:
- a CDS encoding glycosyl hydrolase has translation MQAAQARAAQPAHLTASAEPDEGEDPEEIAEQAEQYAEARSAPGIVAPGAYTAAWRALQALPATPGRWRHVTDRPYNSDDPRYRDIDSNSSGGAGLVTGRVTGLAADDRGYVYAGSANGGVWRSRSGGGNWSPIAAKVPSPSTGDLRLDRSGRLWWATGEGNTSASSYVGSGVYLLSRPRTGSFSVKDRVGGTELESTVIRKLRILGDTAWVATNRGAFSHSVKNLSGPWKQEFVPNPDFLPGGAQATDPNAPYKNIINDFAADPSDPAKVVIAAGWRSGDAYNGFYTKVGGVWQRTVLAGDIASDAANVGTVTFAAAADGSRYYAIEQSPALLASNPDSNLYGVFVSTSGSPLGPWTRVADYHKLAASGSALTDPGYMPGAQAWYNQFLQVDPADANHVYLGLEEVFETTDGGTTWGTPGPYWNFPFPCWSIDPAKQTGDCRQTTHPDQHSVAIGSNHGKRFVLIGDDGGVYRRPVRGSTDASGHATDWTSLNDGSMDALQYYSVGVGRDRGGVAVSGGLQDNGQSILRPGDRTMGSNFGGDGGDTIVDPANGCNIAEEYVYLAVWVTNNCAVNDGSWTTDPSKATSYNVAPPDNETGEARFIAPINQDPRDSRIWVAGGRHVWLNTLGYAIRSGSQWTNLFDLGAGHTATAVSTSGGLVYAGWCGPCNNQGFTRGIAVGRTDGTGWHQLTLPIDGTIPNRYVSGFDVDQADPNHVVVAINGFSRRWTEGPGAGIGHVFESYDAGEHWTDISRNLPDIPADSVKLVKGGGLVAATDNAVFYRAAHQRGWSVLGKNLPTTTTLQVRTDPTGHVLYAATHGRGIWSFDLGQLRHGH, from the coding sequence GTGCAAGCCGCGCAGGCGCGCGCCGCGCAGCCGGCGCACCTGACGGCGAGCGCCGAGCCGGACGAGGGCGAGGACCCGGAGGAGATCGCGGAACAGGCGGAACAGTACGCCGAAGCCCGATCGGCCCCGGGAATCGTCGCGCCCGGTGCGTACACGGCCGCGTGGCGCGCGTTGCAGGCCCTGCCGGCGACCCCCGGCCGCTGGCGGCACGTGACCGACCGACCCTACAACTCCGATGACCCACGCTACCGCGACATCGACAGCAACTCCTCCGGCGGCGCCGGTCTGGTCACCGGGCGGGTCACCGGCCTGGCGGCGGACGACCGCGGCTATGTGTACGCCGGGTCGGCCAACGGCGGCGTGTGGCGCTCGCGCAGCGGCGGCGGCAACTGGTCGCCGATCGCGGCGAAGGTGCCGTCGCCGTCCACCGGTGATCTGCGCCTGGACCGGTCCGGGCGGCTCTGGTGGGCCACCGGCGAGGGCAACACCAGCGCCTCGTCGTACGTGGGCAGCGGGGTCTACCTGCTCAGCCGGCCGCGGACCGGATCATTCTCGGTCAAGGACCGGGTGGGTGGCACCGAGCTGGAGAGCACGGTCATCCGCAAGCTGCGGATCCTCGGGGACACCGCCTGGGTGGCGACCAACCGCGGGGCCTTCAGCCACTCGGTGAAGAACCTGTCCGGACCGTGGAAGCAGGAGTTCGTGCCGAACCCGGACTTCCTGCCCGGCGGGGCGCAGGCGACCGACCCGAATGCGCCGTACAAGAACATCATCAACGACTTCGCCGCCGATCCGTCGGATCCGGCGAAGGTGGTCATCGCGGCGGGCTGGCGTAGTGGTGACGCCTACAACGGCTTCTACACCAAGGTCGGCGGCGTCTGGCAGCGCACGGTTCTGGCCGGCGACATCGCCTCCGACGCGGCCAACGTCGGCACCGTGACGTTCGCCGCGGCGGCGGACGGGTCCCGGTACTACGCGATCGAACAGTCGCCCGCGCTGCTGGCGTCGAACCCGGACAGCAATCTGTACGGAGTGTTCGTATCGACGTCCGGATCGCCGCTCGGGCCGTGGACGCGGGTGGCGGATTACCACAAGCTGGCGGCTTCCGGCTCGGCGCTGACCGATCCGGGATACATGCCCGGGGCGCAGGCCTGGTACAACCAGTTCCTGCAGGTCGATCCGGCCGACGCGAATCACGTCTATCTCGGACTGGAAGAGGTGTTCGAGACCACCGACGGCGGTACGACCTGGGGCACTCCCGGACCGTACTGGAATTTCCCCTTCCCGTGCTGGTCGATCGATCCGGCCAAACAGACCGGGGACTGTCGTCAGACGACGCACCCGGATCAGCATTCGGTGGCGATCGGCTCGAACCACGGGAAACGATTCGTGCTGATCGGCGACGACGGCGGAGTTTATCGGCGGCCGGTGCGCGGTTCCACCGACGCTTCCGGGCACGCCACCGACTGGACGTCGCTCAATGACGGATCGATGGACGCGTTGCAGTATTACTCGGTCGGCGTGGGACGCGATCGGGGCGGGGTCGCGGTTTCCGGCGGATTGCAGGACAACGGGCAGTCGATTCTGCGGCCGGGCGACCGGACGATGGGCTCGAACTTCGGCGGGGACGGCGGCGACACCATCGTCGATCCGGCGAACGGGTGCAACATCGCCGAGGAGTACGTGTATCTGGCCGTCTGGGTGACCAACAACTGCGCGGTCAACGACGGTTCCTGGACGACCGATCCGAGCAAGGCCACGAGTTACAACGTGGCGCCGCCGGACAACGAGACCGGGGAGGCCCGATTCATCGCGCCGATCAACCAGGATCCGCGCGACTCGCGGATCTGGGTCGCCGGCGGGCGGCACGTCTGGCTCAACACCCTGGGGTACGCCATTCGCTCCGGTTCCCAGTGGACGAATCTGTTCGACCTCGGGGCGGGGCATACCGCCACCGCGGTGTCGACCTCGGGCGGGCTGGTCTATGCCGGATGGTGCGGGCCCTGTAACAACCAGGGATTCACTCGCGGGATTGCGGTCGGGCGTACCGACGGCACCGGATGGCACCAGCTGACCCTGCCGATCGACGGGACCATTCCCAACCGGTACGTCTCCGGGTTCGACGTGGACCAGGCCGACCCGAACCACGTGGTGGTGGCGATCAATGGCTTCTCGCGGCGGTGGACGGAAGGGCCGGGCGCCGGCATCGGTCACGTCTTCGAGTCGTACGACGCGGGTGAGCACTGGACGGACATCTCCAGGAACCTGCCGGACATCCCGGCCGACTCGGTCAAGCTGGTAAAGGGCGGCGGGCTGGTCGCGGCCACGGACAACGCGGTCTTCTATCGGGCGGCGCACCAGCGCGGCTGGTCGGTGCTCGGAAAGAATCTGCCCACCACGACGACCCTTCAGGTCCGCACGGACCCGACAGGACATGTCCTGTACGCGGCAACGCACGGTCGCGGAATCTGGTCGTTCGATCTCGGCCAGCTCCGGCACGGCCACTGA
- a CDS encoding alpha/beta fold hydrolase: MPVGEFRSDRARDRFFTAYQDAVDRLWPAGSVDAEIDTTFGTTRVHRLGAGDDTPFVLLPGSGGPALMWHAYVGRLAASRPVIAIDPIGEPGPSVQTRAIDTGDEWSRWLGEVLTTLGVTRAHLVGTSYGGWVALHHALHSPDTVASLALLDPGGFGKVSGKFIAWLVACGLAGFTPRPVRHALSRPLRNVTLREDDAMRLVRASFGFRRRHVLPDTFTGEQLGRITAPTLVMLGGHSQLYDAREVAATVTAHMPHATVEIVPEAGHDLVLQHPGKFADRIAAFAETAPARP; this comes from the coding sequence ATGCCCGTCGGCGAATTCCGGAGCGATCGAGCCCGCGACCGTTTCTTCACCGCCTACCAGGACGCCGTCGACCGGCTCTGGCCGGCCGGCTCCGTCGATGCCGAGATCGACACCACTTTCGGTACGACCAGGGTGCACCGCCTCGGCGCCGGCGACGACACCCCGTTCGTGCTCCTGCCCGGCTCCGGTGGGCCGGCGCTGATGTGGCACGCCTACGTCGGCCGCCTCGCCGCGTCACGCCCGGTGATCGCCATCGACCCGATCGGCGAGCCGGGCCCGTCCGTCCAGACCCGAGCCATCGACACCGGCGACGAGTGGTCCCGGTGGCTCGGCGAGGTGCTGACCACGCTCGGCGTCACCCGCGCCCACCTGGTCGGCACGTCGTACGGCGGCTGGGTGGCCCTGCACCACGCCCTGCACTCCCCGGACACCGTCGCCAGCCTCGCCCTGCTCGACCCGGGCGGCTTCGGCAAGGTCAGCGGAAAGTTCATCGCCTGGCTCGTCGCCTGCGGGCTGGCGGGCTTCACCCCCAGGCCGGTCCGGCACGCGCTGTCCCGCCCGCTGCGCAACGTGACGCTGCGCGAGGACGACGCCATGCGCCTGGTCCGAGCCAGCTTCGGCTTCCGGCGCCGGCACGTCCTGCCCGACACGTTCACCGGCGAGCAGCTCGGCCGGATCACCGCGCCCACGCTGGTGATGCTCGGCGGCCACAGCCAGCTGTACGACGCCCGCGAGGTGGCGGCCACCGTCACCGCCCACATGCCCCACGCGACCGTCGAGATCGTCCCCGAGGCCGGGCACGACCTGGTTCTCCAGCATCCCGGCAAGTTCGCCGACCGGATAGCCGCCTTCGCCGAGACCGCCCCGGCCCGCCCCTGA